In Rosa chinensis cultivar Old Blush chromosome 1, RchiOBHm-V2, whole genome shotgun sequence, a genomic segment contains:
- the LOC112181641 gene encoding protein DETOXIFICATION 42 gives MGEQQDMHEQVSFWKMPVDVFFRDARNVFKWDLLGKEILQIAVPAALAVAADPLASLIDTAFIGHIGPVELAAAGVSIALFNQASRITIFPLVSVTTSFVAEEDTVAKMKIKAGKGLKLEKGSDMLDDLEKGVAKPKPETKEPALDDENGESSEMGKHLGNDEDKENGENSDKILDEGSEAKNSISENAKLEIGEKGVPKNSEPQENGSKTGIVNGPSVVMSKNKKTKMKNRKRTIASASTALIFGAILGLLQAIFLMLGSKVLLGVMGVKHDSPMLKPAMKYLRVRSIGAPAVLLTLAMQGIFRGFKDTKTPLYVIVVGYAINIALDPLLIFVCGFGIRGAAIAHVLSQYLMALVLFLILMRKVNLMPPSVKDLQFGKFLKNGSLLLARVVAVTFCVTLAASLAARQGPTPMAAFQTCLQVWLTSSLLADGLAVAGQAILACAFAEKDYKKATATATRVLQMGFILGVGLALVVGVGLYFGAGIFSKDVNVLHLIKIGLPFVAATQPINSLSFVFDGVNFGASDFAYSAYSLVLVAIASIVSLFLLSKSDGFVGIWIALTIYMGLRAFAGVWRMGTGTGPWRFLKGGSSPQLS, from the exons ATGGGAGAGCAGCAAGATATGCATGAACAAGTGAGCTTTTGGAAGATGCCTGTTGATGTTTTCTTCAGGGATGCAAG GAATGTTTTCAAATGGGATTTGCTTGGTAAGGAGATACTGCAGATTGCAGTCCCTGCTGCCCTGGCTGTAGCTGCTGATCCTCTCGCTTCCTTAATCGACACAGCTTTCATTGGTCATATAG GTCCGGTGGAACTAGCGGCAGCAGGAGTATCTATTGCCTTGTTCaatcaagcttcaaggattacTATATTCCCACTTGTCAGTGTCACCACCTCCTTCGTTGCCGAGGAAGATACTGTagcaaaaatgaaaataaaagcaGGAAAAGGCCTGAAATTGGAGAAGGGTTCAGACATGCTTGATGACCTGGAAAAAGGGGTTGCTAAACCAAAACCTGAGACGAAAGAGCCTGCACTAGATGATGAAAATGGTGAATCCTCAGAAATGGGCAAGCATCTGGGAAATGATGAAGACAAGGAAAATGGTGAGAACTCAGACAAGATACTAGATGAAGGCAGTGAAGCAAAGAATTCCATATCGGAAAATGCTAAGCTGGAGATTGGAGAGAAAGGTGTTCCTAAAAATAGTGAACCACAAGAAAATG GTTCCAAGACAGGTATTGTAAACGGTCCATCTGTTGTTATGAGCAAAAATAAGAagacaaagatgaagaacagaaaGCGTACTATTGCTTCCGCATCGACAGCACTCATCTTCGGTGCAATACTTGGCCTGCTGCAAGCTATATTTCTCATGTTAGGATCCAAAGTTCTTCTTGGTGTTATGGGTGTGAAACAT GACTCCCCCATGCTAAAACCAGCAATGAAGTACTTGAGAGTAAGGTCGATCGGTGCACCTGCTGTTCTTCTTACATTGGCCATGCAAGGAATCTTCCGAGGGTTTAAGGATACTAAAACTCCTTTATATGTCATTG TTGTGGGATATGCAATTAACATTGCCTTGGATCCACTTCTCATCTTTGTATGCGGTTTCGGCATCAGAGGTGCAGCTATTGCACACGTTCTTTCTCA GTACTTGATGGCACTGGTCCTCTTTTTAATCTTAATGAGAAAAGTTAATCTCATGCCACCAAGTGTTAAAGACTTGCAGTTTGGCAAGTTTCTTAAGAATG GTTCTCTATTGTTGGCTAGGGTTGTTGCTGTGACATTCTGTGTCACCTTAGCTGCATCTTTGGCAGCACGGCAGGGTCCAACTCCCATGGCTGCATTCCAGACATGCTTACAAGTCTGGTTGACATCATCCCTTCTTGCTGATGGGCTAGCTGTTGCAGGACag GCTATTCTAGCATGTGCATTTGCTGAGAAAGACTACAAAAAGGCCACAGCTACCGCAACTCGGGTATTACAG ATGGGATTTATCCTTGGTGTGGGACTCGCTCTTGTTGTTGGAGTTGGTTTGTACTTTGGAGCTGGAATCTTCTCAAAAGATGTCAATGTTTTGCACCTTATAAAAATTGGCCTCCCT TTTGTTGCAGCAACACAACCAATTAATTCCCTCTCTTTTGTGTTTGATGGTGTTAACTTTGGAGCATCTGACTTTGCATACTCTGCATATTCCTTG GTTCTGGTGGCTATAGCAAGCATTGTTTCATTGTTCCTTCTCTCTAAATCCGATGGTTTTGTTGGCATTTGGATTGCTTTGACTATCTATATGGGGTTGCGTGCATTCGCTGGCGTATGGAG GATGGGGACTGGAACCGGACCCTGGCGCTTTCTCAAGGGTGGTTCATCACCACAGCTTTCATAA